One Algibacter sp. L3A6 genomic region harbors:
- a CDS encoding GreA/GreB family elongation factor, producing MKYGSLILEKKEYVYLKRILNVSGYAGDFEIQKSLQKLSEELKEAQIVDNEKMPSDIIRFNSKATLIFENGIEKTLQLVIPTERDVNKNKVSILAPMGAALIGYAEGDTIIWDFPGGRHHLKIAHVNQEETVKGLNLVI from the coding sequence ATGAAATACGGAAGCCTAATATTAGAGAAAAAAGAATATGTGTATTTGAAACGTATACTTAACGTGTCTGGTTATGCAGGAGATTTTGAAATTCAAAAATCTTTACAAAAACTAAGTGAAGAGTTAAAGGAAGCTCAAATAGTGGATAATGAAAAAATGCCAAGCGACATTATTCGATTTAATAGTAAGGCGACTTTAATTTTTGAGAATGGCATAGAAAAAACATTGCAATTGGTGATTCCAACCGAAAGGGATGTAAACAAGAATAAAGTTTCAATTTTAGCGCCTATGGGTGCAGCGTTAATTGGTTATGCAGAAGGCGATACTATTATTTGGGATTTTCCGGGAGGAAGGCATCATTTAAAAATAGCCCATGTAAATCAGGAAGAAACCGTTAAAGGTTTGAATCTAGTAATTTAA